The genomic segment CCCGCGCATCAACGAATTTTTCAAATTCCTACCCCCGTCAGCGCCTTGTTCGGCCATCATATTGTTTTACGTTCTCGCCACCGAAAATCAGCCGCTGCGGATCGCGATCGAAATTTGTGATCGCATTGTTCAGATTGTCGACCGTCTGTCGCGTGTTGCCAATCAGTGCCTGGAAATCCTTCAGACCCGAGCTGGAGAAACGTGCGAGATTGTCGGCAATAGGGCCAATGCGCGCATTGAGATTATCGGCAACCGCCTTGAATGAGGCCAATGTCTCACGCGCTTTGGAGAAAAGCGAATTGGCATCATCGGTTCCAAGAAGGCCGTCAACTTTTGCCAGAATTCCATCCACCCGGCTCGACGCCATGTTCAGCTTGCGCGACATGTCGGTGAAATCGGCAATGGCCTGATCGATATCCGGGCGGCGTGTGCCGACATCATCGGCGATCTGGCGGAACGTGGCGATGGCCTGACGGGCATCGGCTGTGGCAGCAGAGACGTCTTCAACAGCGTTGCCAACCTTTGCAGCATCCACCGACGCCAGCAACTCGTCGGCACGTTTCACGACGACCTGAACTTCAGCACTCGCCTGTTCGAAGTTTCGCGACGTGCGCTGAACGGTTTCCATCACATCCTGAATGCCGCCGGAAGAGGCCGCGACATCGGTTGTGACCTTGTCGACATTGGTCAGGATGGAGTCGATTTTCTGAGAGTCCACCGCCTTTACCAGATCTTCGACTGCCGTCAGCGTGCTGTCCAGACGGACAGAAACGGACTGTACGGTGGTCGATAGCGAGCTGAGGCTCGAGATGAAATTCTCGATGCCATCGGAGTTGGAGGCCAGAGCGTTGGAGAACTTCTCGGCGTTGCGCACTGTCTGCGTCAGCGGCCCGCGTGCGTCCTGCACGAAGCCCTGCAATTCGCCGATAGCGCCATCTGCACGACGCAGGATTTTGTCGGCAGTCGCCAAGAGGTTGGTCACGCTGGAAAGATCAGCCGTCAGTTCCGCAGGCACGCCCGTGTCGAACGACTTCTGCAAAATACGCTCTTCATTGTTACGACCGCCAGACAATTCGATATAGGCAGCACCCGTCAGGCCCTGGATTTCCAGAACGGCGCGGGTGGACGGAAACACAGGCGCATCGGCCTGCACTTCGGTAAACGCAATCGAATAGGCCGGGTCGTCACGGTCGATGGAAAGTCCGCGCACGGTGCCTACGGGAATACCGTTGAAGCGCACAGGCGAGCCAACCGACAGACCATTGGCGGAGCCCGGAATACGGATCGTCAACTGCGCAGTGGGTCCGCCACGACCGAATTCCGCCATCCAGTAAACGAAGCCGAAGGCGGCTGCGATCACGATCAGCGTGAAAATCCCGACGATGGTGTAATTTGCCTTGGTTTCCATGGCTATCCGTCACTCCCCGGAATGTGTTGCGTGCCATCGGGAAGAACGACGGCGCGTGCCCGCTTTCCGCGGAAATATGATTGAACCCAAGGATCGTCGCTATCGAACATTTCCTCAAGGGTGCCTTCCACGGCGACTTTCTTGTCGCCCAGAACGGCAATGCGGTCACAGACCGAGAACAGGCTGTCCAGGTCGTGGGTGACCATGTAGACGGTCAGGCCGAGCGAATCACGCAGGCGCGCAATCAGCATATCGAATTCGGCAGCACCGATGGGGTCGAGACCCGAGGTCGGCTCGTCCAGAAAGACGAGATCGGGGTCGAGAGACAGCGCGCGCGCCAATGCCGCACGCTTGATCATGCCGCCGGAAAGCTCCGAGGGATATTTATCCGCCGCATCGGGCTTAAGACCCACCATCTCGATCTTGATAGCGGCAAGCTCGTCCATCAGTTCCTGCGGCAAATCCAGATATTCGCGCATCGGCAACTGTATGTTTTCCTTCACAGTCAGGCCGGAAAAGAGCGCACCCTGCTGAAAGAGAACGCCGAGACGGGTGTCGAGCGCCATGCGCTCCTCATCCGTCGCCTTGTCGTAATCGATACCGAGAATCTTGATCGTGCCCGCCTGGCGCGGCAGGAGGCGCAAGACGGCGCGCATCAGCACAGATTTGCCCGCACCGGAAGGACCGATGAAGCCCAAAATTTCACCGCGGTAAACATCGAGATTGAGGTTGTCGAGAACGACCTTGTCACCGAAGGCAACGGTCGCGCCCTCGACCGAGAGAATGACTTCCCGCTCGCCTTTTTTCTTGTCTGTGTTCAATTCCTGATCCTGCACAGCCACTCCTTAAAAATCGATGGCTGCATAGAAGATGGCGAAAACGCCATCGACCAGAATTACAACGAAAATGGATTTCACGACGGATGACGTCACGTGCTGGCCGAGCGATTCGGCGCTGCCGCCAACCTTCATGCCTTCCACCGCCGCCACGATACCGATGATCAGCGCCATGAACGGTGCCTTGATCATGCCGGATGCGATGGTCGAGATTTCCACCGCAGAATGAAGCCGCGACAGGAAGACCTCGAAGGTGATGCCGGAGTACAGCAGCGAGACGACGGCTGCGCCGAAGAGAGCGGCAAAGTTTGCAATGATCGTCAAAAGCGGCAGAGCAATCGTCAGCGCCACTAGGCGCGGAAATACGAGAACACCGACCGGGTTGAGGCCGATGACCTTCAGCGCATCGATTTCCTCGCGCATTTTCATCGAGCCGATTTCAGCCGTGATGGCGCTTCCCGAACGACCGGCAATCATGATCGCGGTTAACAGCACGCCGATTTCACGAAGCTGCAAGATGCCCACGAGGTCGACGACGAAGACTTCAGCGCCGAAGTAGCGTAGCTGGAACGCGCCCTGCTGCGCGATAATGGCGCCGATCAGGAACGACATCAGCAGAATGATGGGCACGGCGCGTACGCCCATGTGGTCGATCTGGTTGGCGATGGCCGCAGGCGAAACACCGCGCCCCCGCCCCAGCTTCATCTGCGCACCGCGAACGGCGGAACCCAGAATGTACATGCCCGCCAGAAAATCGGCGCCGGCCTGAACGATGTTCTTGCCGATAGGATCGAATATGCGCTGGACGATACCGGTCTTGCTGGTGTCCTTGGGCGGCATAGGCGCTTCATCCGGCAGCGCCGCGATGATTTCCTCGAACCGTTCGTTACCCTCGAACGAAACCTGCGTTCCTGCCTTATCCAGCCGGTTGCGCATGCGACGCAGCAGCCAAGCGCCCGTGGTGTCGATGTTCTCGACGCCGGAAAGATCGATCGTGATCGCGCCTGATGGCTTGGACTTTTCGATTTTCTCGATGTCGGCAAGAACGGGAGCGACATTGGCATTGCGCCAGGAACCGGTCAAAGCATAGCGCGCGCCACCATTCTCCGCGTTGTCATCCGCCGAGATTGCTGCTGGCTGCACCTGCTGCCGTGTTTCAAGTTCTTGCATCTTGCTCCAAGCGAATGCAGCTTATTAAAGATTCTCTAACGATTCATATCGAGTGACGGATCACCAAGCCACAGCACTGCGGATGATTCCCGGTGTTTTTTCGTCGGTTTAACGGTTTATGACAAAACACGAAGGCAATTTTGATGCGTCGTTACATTCAAGCCACAGCTGAGACATTCCCGGTTGCGGGAAGTTTCACCATTTCCCGTGGAAGCCGCACGGAAGTCGAGGTCATCAAGTGCGTGATTACGCAGGATGGCGCCACGGGTATGGGAGAATGCGTTCCTTACAAACGATATGGCGAATCGATCGAAGGCGTGCTGGCCGATATCAGCGCCGTCTCGGATCGCATATCCGAAGGGCTGGGCCGTCAGGAACTGCAAAGGGTGATGAAGGCGGGTGCCGCCCGCAACGCCGTCGATTGCGCCCTCTGGGATCTCGAGGCCAAACTCTCCGGTAAAAGCGTCGCCGCGACTATCCTGCCGTCGCAACCGGGGCCTATCGTTACCGCCTACACCATCTCTCTGGGGGATGCGGACACCATGGGCGCGAAAGCGGCAGAAAACGCCGCGCGTCCGCTGCTGAAGATAAAGACAGGCACGGATGATGACGAAGCGCGTCTTCGAGCCGTGAGACGTGCCGCACCTCTCGCCCGCATCATCGTCGATGCCAATGAAGGCTGGACGGACGACAATATAGAGCACCATCTGGCGGTCGCCGCCGAGCTGGGCATCGCCCTCATCGAGCAGCCGCTGCCTGCGGGTAAAGACGCCATTCTTTCACGCATCACCCGCACCGTGCCGATCTGCGCTGACGAAAGCGTGCACCTGACCGCTGATCTGGCATCCCTGCAAGACCGTTACGATGCCATCAACATCAAACTGGACAAGACTGGCGGCCTGACCGAGGCATTGTTGATGAAGCGGGAAGCCGAACGGCTCGGCTATACGATCATGGTTGGATGCATGCTGGGCACATCGCTTGGCATGGCACCGGCCGTTCTGCTCGCACAGGATACCGCCTATGCCGATCTGGATGGCCCATTGCTGCTGGCCCGGGATCGT from the Agrobacterium vaccinii genome contains:
- the dgcA gene encoding N-acetyl-D-Glu racemase DgcA — translated: MRRYIQATAETFPVAGSFTISRGSRTEVEVIKCVITQDGATGMGECVPYKRYGESIEGVLADISAVSDRISEGLGRQELQRVMKAGAARNAVDCALWDLEAKLSGKSVAATILPSQPGPIVTAYTISLGDADTMGAKAAENAARPLLKIKTGTDDDEARLRAVRRAAPLARIIVDANEGWTDDNIEHHLAVAAELGIALIEQPLPAGKDAILSRITRTVPICADESVHLTADLASLQDRYDAINIKLDKTGGLTEALLMKREAERLGYTIMVGCMLGTSLGMAPAVLLAQDTAYADLDGPLLLARDRVPGLIYDGSLLHPPQAELWG
- a CDS encoding ABC transporter ATP-binding protein; its protein translation is MAVQDQELNTDKKKGEREVILSVEGATVAFGDKVVLDNLNLDVYRGEILGFIGPSGAGKSVLMRAVLRLLPRQAGTIKILGIDYDKATDEERMALDTRLGVLFQQGALFSGLTVKENIQLPMREYLDLPQELMDELAAIKIEMVGLKPDAADKYPSELSGGMIKRAALARALSLDPDLVFLDEPTSGLDPIGAAEFDMLIARLRDSLGLTVYMVTHDLDSLFSVCDRIAVLGDKKVAVEGTLEEMFDSDDPWVQSYFRGKRARAVVLPDGTQHIPGSDG
- a CDS encoding ABC transporter permease, which encodes MQELETRQQVQPAAISADDNAENGGARYALTGSWRNANVAPVLADIEKIEKSKPSGAITIDLSGVENIDTTGAWLLRRMRNRLDKAGTQVSFEGNERFEEIIAALPDEAPMPPKDTSKTGIVQRIFDPIGKNIVQAGADFLAGMYILGSAVRGAQMKLGRGRGVSPAAIANQIDHMGVRAVPIILLMSFLIGAIIAQQGAFQLRYFGAEVFVVDLVGILQLREIGVLLTAIMIAGRSGSAITAEIGSMKMREEIDALKVIGLNPVGVLVFPRLVALTIALPLLTIIANFAALFGAAVVSLLYSGITFEVFLSRLHSAVEISTIASGMIKAPFMALIIGIVAAVEGMKVGGSAESLGQHVTSSVVKSIFVVILVDGVFAIFYAAIDF
- a CDS encoding MlaD family protein, whose product is METKANYTIVGIFTLIVIAAAFGFVYWMAEFGRGGPTAQLTIRIPGSANGLSVGSPVRFNGIPVGTVRGLSIDRDDPAYSIAFTEVQADAPVFPSTRAVLEIQGLTGAAYIELSGGRNNEERILQKSFDTGVPAELTADLSSVTNLLATADKILRRADGAIGELQGFVQDARGPLTQTVRNAEKFSNALASNSDGIENFISSLSSLSTTVQSVSVRLDSTLTAVEDLVKAVDSQKIDSILTNVDKVTTDVAASSGGIQDVMETVQRTSRNFEQASAEVQVVVKRADELLASVDAAKVGNAVEDVSAATADARQAIATFRQIADDVGTRRPDIDQAIADFTDMSRKLNMASSRVDGILAKVDGLLGTDDANSLFSKARETLASFKAVADNLNARIGPIADNLARFSSSGLKDFQALIGNTRQTVDNLNNAITNFDRDPQRLIFGGENVKQYDGRTRR